One genomic region from Candidatus Xiphinematobacter sp. encodes:
- the speA gene encoding biosynthetic arginine decarboxylase, whose translation MMSKFDIHGAITLYNMDCWGDGYFTINPSGNITVLPTRNPSCQIDLYELVNEARRRGLSLPLVIRFQDLLRDRVETIQRSFTSAIAEAGYRNTYRGVFPIKVNQLREVVEEILDAGAPFHIGLEAGSKSELMAALAVHTDPESLVICNGYKDREFIRTALLGRKLGKRVIIVVEKLEELYQVLQLSEEMSVEPYIGMRVRLHSKGAGKWATSGGTNAKFGLSTADLVAACDALNSVGRSDTFKLLHFHVGSQVPDIGTIKRAIREAARFYSKLQKMGYDLAYLDVGGGLGVDYDGSKTTFNSSTNYTLNEYTRDIVHNIMEVCDSEGVEHPIIVSESGRATVAHHSVLIVEAFGSIEKNARSSVRRAAAEDPKLVEEILEIRDNLPQKNRLESLHNAQQIRERAQAMFDLGLLELRPKAKIETVYWEIASAIVEAFHGIRYVPEEVKEIENILGDQFICNFSVFQSLLDHWALGQLFPVLPIHRLNELPERNGTLVDITCDSDGRVDKFIDLQDVKETLSMHRFRPGEPYFLGFFLVGAYQDIMGGLHNLFGRVNEIHVFMDEDEERGYYIEEILPGSTVGQVLFLTQWDVNELIRRMKTQTDAAIKGDKLKPNEGMRLLNEYEKGFSSYTYLKFENGMLPSAGM comes from the coding sequence ATGATGAGTAAGTTCGATATCCATGGCGCAATTACTCTTTACAATATGGACTGTTGGGGAGATGGGTACTTTACTATTAACCCTTCCGGGAACATTACAGTGCTCCCCACGCGCAATCCGTCCTGTCAAATCGACTTGTACGAGTTAGTTAACGAGGCCCGCCGTCGCGGGCTTTCCCTGCCGCTAGTGATCCGTTTTCAGGATCTTCTGCGAGATCGCGTAGAAACTATCCAACGCTCCTTTACGTCGGCTATTGCGGAAGCTGGATACCGTAATACCTATCGAGGAGTTTTCCCCATTAAAGTTAATCAACTTCGAGAAGTGGTTGAAGAAATTTTGGATGCCGGGGCCCCCTTCCATATCGGACTAGAGGCAGGTAGTAAATCTGAGCTCATGGCTGCCTTGGCTGTTCATACGGATCCAGAAAGCCTTGTTATCTGCAACGGTTATAAGGACAGGGAGTTCATCCGTACTGCTCTCTTGGGAAGAAAGTTGGGCAAACGGGTGATCATTGTTGTCGAAAAACTGGAGGAACTCTATCAAGTGCTTCAACTTTCCGAGGAAATGAGTGTCGAACCATATATTGGCATGCGCGTAAGACTCCACTCTAAAGGGGCAGGCAAATGGGCTACTAGTGGTGGCACAAATGCAAAGTTTGGTCTTTCTACTGCTGATTTGGTGGCGGCTTGTGACGCTTTAAATAGTGTAGGGCGATCCGACACTTTCAAATTGCTCCACTTCCACGTGGGATCCCAGGTGCCAGATATTGGCACTATTAAACGAGCAATACGTGAGGCTGCTCGATTCTACTCCAAGCTACAAAAAATGGGGTACGACCTCGCCTATTTGGATGTAGGAGGGGGCTTAGGTGTAGACTATGATGGCTCTAAGACCACCTTTAATAGCTCTACCAACTACACCCTCAACGAGTATACCCGAGACATTGTACACAACATCATGGAAGTATGTGACTCGGAAGGAGTGGAGCATCCTATCATTGTAAGCGAAAGTGGACGAGCTACTGTAGCACATCACTCGGTCTTGATTGTGGAAGCCTTTGGCTCTATAGAGAAAAATGCTCGAAGTTCCGTTAGAAGGGCCGCTGCTGAAGATCCCAAGCTGGTGGAGGAAATTTTGGAAATACGTGACAATCTCCCCCAGAAGAACCGCCTGGAGAGCCTTCACAATGCCCAGCAAATTCGCGAACGGGCGCAAGCCATGTTCGATCTTGGACTGTTAGAGTTGCGCCCAAAGGCAAAAATTGAGACCGTCTATTGGGAGATAGCCTCCGCTATCGTGGAGGCGTTCCACGGCATACGCTACGTCCCGGAGGAGGTTAAGGAGATAGAGAATATTCTCGGAGATCAGTTTATTTGTAATTTCTCCGTTTTCCAGTCTTTACTTGACCACTGGGCCCTCGGGCAACTGTTTCCTGTACTTCCAATTCACCGCTTAAATGAGCTCCCTGAGAGGAATGGTACGCTTGTAGACATCACCTGCGACTCGGACGGAAGGGTGGACAAATTTATTGATCTTCAAGACGTAAAGGAAACCCTCTCTATGCATCGCTTTCGCCCCGGCGAACCTTACTTTCTCGGCTTCTTCCTCGTAGGAGCGTACCAAGATATTATGGGGGGGTTACACAACCTTTTTGGGAGGGTGAATGAAATTCACGTCTTTATGGATGAGGATGAAGAAAGAGGCTATTACATTGAGGAAATCTTGCCCGGCAGTACTGTAGGTCAGGTACTGTTCCTCACTCAATGGGATGTCAATGAACTAATACGACGCATGAAGACTCAAACCGATGCAGCAATCAAAGGCGATAA